TTGGTTAAGGTCCAGCCCAAACGAGGATGATCAGATGAAACGCGCAACCGTTGCCGCAGGATTAGTCCGCTCGCTTGCTGCATACGCGACACGCTCGGGATTGCATCAGCCGGACATCCTTGGAGAGGTTGGATTGACCGAGGCTGAGCTACGCGATCAGGACAACCGCATCGGCTTTGACACCTACCTGAAACTCATTGATGTGCTCATCTCTCAAACAGGTGAGCCGGCTTTGCTGGCAAAGCACGCCGTTGAGACGCAACTTGAGAAAATCAGTGTCGTCGGGTTGATCGTTGGCTCCGCCGCCTCCCTGCCCGATGCGATGCAGCAGCTGAACCGCTACGCTACTCTCATGGTGGATATCGACATTATGGAAAGTGGCCCGCGGTTCAGCGTGTCGCAGGACGGCAGCGAAGTCTGGATCATCGACAACAGGCCCGATCCGAACCGAAGCCCTGCGTTGACCGAGGCTGCATTCGGACGGTTCATCGGCGAGTTCAGGCGCAACCTTCCCGAGCATCCTTTCGCCGTGCGAATTGAAATGACCCATGCCAAACCGGCGCACGCGGACGGACTTGAGCAATTGCTGCAATGCCCCATCACTTTTGGACGCACGCGCAATGCAATGCAGATCGCACCAGAATGGCTCTCGCGCCCTTTCGAGAACACGTCCCGGTACGTGTTCGGCATTTTTTCCGAGAAGGCGGACGCCCTGCTCCAGGACCTGGCAAGAGAAGATAGTATCCGTGCACGCGTGGAAGCTGGACTGATGCCTGGCCTTCACAAGGGCGAAGCCTCGATTGACGCGATCGCTTCCGAACTCGGTATGAGCCGGGCGACACTCTATCGCCGCCTCAAGCAGGAAGGCACGACGTTTGCCGAGGTTGCCGATGAATTGAGATGCCGCATGGCATCTGACTATCTCTCCGCCCGCAAGGTCTCCGTCAATGAAGCGGCTTATCTGGTGGGTTTTTCGGAGGCTTCCTCGTTTGTGCGTGCCTTCCGTCGCTGGACCGGGCAGACCCCGACCGAATATCGCGATCAATTGCTCGCGGCTTCGGCCTGATTGACGGCAAGCGACAATAGAACTTCCCCGCATCACGGTGCTGCGTCGTTAATGGCGCTCGGCGCTTATCGATGATGCCTTATCTTAACATGTGCCCAGAACTGACCGCTGTCGAGAAAGCCCGAAGGCACACCGATAGGCTGGAATGGGGCGCAAAGCAGAATGGTAGTGTCAGGGGATGGCATTTTGGCAGCTCTAGGAACTAACGAATTTCACGCCTTACCGAACTGCGTAGACAGCGATTGTTATGCCCGCAGAACTGGGCGCAATGGACGACAAGAAGACGGTGTCGCGCAGCCAGTGGTGAGGTCCATCGGGCGCGTCAAAGCGCGGCGTCGCGAAAAAATAGTACTCCGAGGGGTCAACGGGCTGACCCTGGCGCAGGCGCGCGAGCACCTCGGGCGAGGAGACGCGAAGGCCCTGGTTCTGTACGAATATCAGCGTGCCATCGTCGGCACGCATGGAGTAGCTGGCAGAAATTTCCGATGTTCCATCAGGGCGGATCAGGGGCCAGTCAGAGCCGCCGGGCAGGATCGTGCCCTGCAGGCGCGGCCCCTCGACCCGGCCGGACAGAATGGGAATGTGCAGCCTCTCGCCCTGAGCATGGCGACCCGCGCTGATGGGCTGGCCAATCGTCGCACTGATGGTGAAGGCATAGTCCAGCGTGGGCAGGCTGGGCTTGCTGGGCGGGGCGGAGGTCATGGACGGGAATTGATGCGGTCCAGCCAGACGCACATGGCGCTCAGGCTGGTGCGGCTGGCTTCGCAATATTCCATGGCGCGCAGGTAGCCGTGAATGAGCCCTTCACCGGTGTCCACCGTCACGGCGACACCGGAGTCCTGCAGTTTTTTGGCGTAATCCAGCCCGTCATCGCGCAGCGGGTCGTTCTGCGCCACGGCGATATAGGCAGGCGGCAGGTCAGCGTGATTGTCTGCCAGCATGGGTGCCGCCATCGGGTTGCGCAGATCGGCCGGGTTGGGGCAGTACATAGCATTGACCGCCGGCATGCCTGCGACGCTGAGCAGAGGCGCTGTGGCGTTCTCGACATAGGCGGGGCGCTGCATCTCGAAATCGACAGCAGGATAGACCAGCAATTGCCCGCTCAGGGCAATGTCGCCGCCGCGGAAGAACAGGGCGAGGCTGGCAGCCAGATTGGCCCCGGCACTGTCGCCGCCGACGGCGATCCGGGCTGGGTCAATGGACAGCTTTTCCGCATTCGCGGCAACCCAGCGCACCACTTCCTGACACTGGGTAATGGCGGCAGGGAAGGGGTGTTCGGGGGCCAGAGCGTAGTCGACACTGATGACGGTCTGCCGGTTGGCGGCTGCGATCCGGCTGGTGATATCCCAATGGGTCTCAGGGCTGCCCTGCATCCAGGCCCCACCATGCATGTAGATCAGGCAAGGCTGGGTGGAATTGTTGCCATGGCGGAACACGCGCACCCGCACATCGCCCGCCGCGCTGGGGATCCAGTGTTCGGCATCGGTCTCTACTCTCTGCGGCGTGGGCAGACGCATGTCCCGGGCAATGACTTCAAACAGAGCGCGGCGATCAGCCGGCTTGGCCCCAGCGGGAAGCTGTTTCCATTTTTCGTTCCAGACAGCCAGAAACGGTTCCAATTGTGGGTTCAGCACGGCTCTTCCTCCCAGTTACACGCGTCGAGCGGCATTTATCTTAACGTACTAACCAGTTCGTACATGTCAATGGGGCGTGCGGGAGGGTTGGTGTGGATATTTCGAGGCGGGATGGGTGCGGGGGGCAAAGAAAGGGGACGCTGCCAGAGCAAAGGCCCTGGGATAGGCAGGTCGTGCAGCTGTGCGACGGCTTCACGACCCGGCAAGATCGGTCGCGCGGTTTGTGCCGATATTCCGGGGGGTGGAGTCGCGGGCCACGCCGCGTGCCGAGGGGGGGGGGAGCGACGTTGGTTGGCGATACCGCAATAGGCGAGCCTGCGCCGATCACCTTGCCGGTGCGGTCGGGTCGATCAGTGGGCGATTGCGGCCAGTTCAGTGGGCTCAATGACGAAGCGGAGAATCATCGCCACGACCTGGTTGCGCAACCGGGCCTGTTCGCGGTCTCCCTCCATGGCACGCTCAAAGATGCGACTGAAAGTGGCGCGGTTGGAGACATTGAAGAAGCAGAGCGCGCTGATGTGCCAGTGCAGGTCGAGCGGCTCGATTCCCTTGCGGAAGACGCCTGCTTCCACGCCGCGCTGGTAGATGCGCTTGAGATTGTCGATGGCGGTGGCATTGAGCTGCTGAATGGTCACCGAGCGTTCGAGGAACATGCCGTTATGGATGTTCTCGATCATCACCATGCGAATGAAATCGGGATGACTGTTGTGGTGCTCGAAGGTGAATTCGACCAGGCGGCGCAGTGCGTCAGTGGGGCTGAGGTGATCAAGGTTGAGCTCGACCTCGCCGCTGCGCACCACGCGGTAGGCCTCTTCCAGACAACGCAGGTACAGGCCGTCCTTGTCGTCGAAATAATAGTAGATCATGCGCTTGGAGGCATTGGTCTTGGCGGCGATCTCGTCGATCCGGGCACCGGACAGACCATTGTCTGCAAATTCGCGCATGGCGACTTCAATGATGTTGCGTTTGGTCCCTTCCGGGTCTTGTGCACGGGTTTTGGCGGTCGCCTTTTTCCCGGTTTTACTAACGATTTCGCTCATGAAGCCCACCACAAATTGCCGCCCCGTTGCATCGCCGTTGACTAAACTAACCAGTTCGTACAAAGTGCATGCAACGTGTTTACCCTTGTTAACCGCCGCGACGACAAAAGCAAAGGCGGAGCAGGTGTGCAGATCGCCCCCAGAGGTTGGGGTGGCGGTCTTGGGGAGGTTTTCGTGCAGTTGACCCAGTCTGTCAGCGCTGATGTAGGCGAGGCCGTGCCGGCTCAGAACGGTCCGTCGGTGCTCGTTGGTCTGGTGGGTCGCAACATCCAGCGGTCGCGCACGCCGCGTATGCATGAGGTCGAGGGCGCGCGGCACGGCATGCGCTATACCTATCAGCTTATCGATGCCGCCATGGCCGGTGACAGCGCGCTCGGCATTGCCCAGATCCTGGAGGCGGCAGCGTTGTTCGGCTTCGCGGGGCTGAACATCACCTATCCTTACAAACAGGCGATCATGCCACATCTCGACGAGATCGATGATGGTGCTGCGCGTGTCGGGGCGGTCAATACGGTAGTGCTCCGCAAGGGCAAGTCGCGTGGCTACAACACAGATCTGTGGGGTTTTGGGCAGGGCTTTGACCTTGAGATGGGCGATGCACCGCGCCAGACAGTTGTGCAACTGGGTGCTGGTGGCGCCGGTTCGGCGGTGGCCAATGCCCTTGTGGGCTGCGGTGTGGGTGAGTTGCTCATTGCCGATCTGGATCATGCGCGTGCCACAGCGCTGGTGGCGCGGTTGAATGGCAAGGGCGCCAATGCGGCGGCGCTATCGCTCGAGAGCATCGGGACGCGGCGGTTCGATGGCATCGTCAACGCCACCCCGATCGGTATGGATGCCACGCCGGGCATGCCGGTGGACCGCTCGGTGCTGCGCCCCGACATCTGGGTGGCCGATATCATCTATTTTCCATTGGAAACCGAGCTGCTGGCAAGCGCCCGGGCCCTGGGGTGCAGAACCCTGTCGGGCGCTTCAATGGCTGTTTTTCAAGCCGTGAAGGCGTTTGAACTGTTCACGGGCAGGCCTGCTGATGCAGATGCCATGCGCGCGACATTCGACGGCTTCGAGACAAGAGTTCCATAGCCCAGTACGGGTGGAGGAAAATGCCCGGATCCGCTGGACCGGGACGGATGCAAAAGGGAGGAACCAATGCGTTCAATCGTCGACAACAAGACCATCATGACCGGACTAGCTGCTCTGGCCATCAGCATGCTTTCGACTGCCAGCTTTGCGCAGGACAAGGTCGAGCTGATCTATTCCGACACCGTTGCTGAATCGGATATCCGCAGCGAATTGCTGCGCACCGAATTCGGTGGTTGCCTGGGTGACGGTTTTGACTTCAAGCCCTATTTCGGCGCGACCCTGTTCAAGCAGGGCACCGAATTGACCGCCATGCAGCGCGGCAATCTCGATATGGCCGGCCTGGCAATCTATGACTTCCAGAATCAGGTGCCTGCCACCGGCATTCTGGGCGCTGCCTATCTTTATCGCGACTATGATCACCTGCGTGCTGTCACCCATTCAGACGTTCTGAACGAGCTTTGGGGCGAAGTGGAAAGCGCAACGGGCGTCAAGGTTCTGGCCAATCCCTATATTGGGACGCGGCACGTCAACCTGCGTGGCGACAAGAAGATCATGACGCCTGAGGACATGGCCGGCGTCAAGCTGCGCATGCCGGGCGGCGAAGGCTGGCAGTTCGTGGGCGAGGCGCTGGGCGCCAACCCGACACCAATGGCGTTCACCGAAGTCTATACCGGCCTCCAGACCGGCGCGATCGATGGTCAGGACAATCCCCTGCCAGCCGACAAGTCGATGAAATTCTATGAAGTCACCGACCAGATCGTGCTGACCGGTCATCTGATCGCCAACAACCAGTTCTCGATCTCGATGTCCAAGTGGGACAGCATGAACGCAGAGCAGCAGGGCAAGGTGCAGGAATGCGCGTTCAACTTCGAGGCGGCGCTGGACAAGGAAACGTTGGCACAGGAGGCGGTGCTTGTCGATTTCTTCAAGGGCGAAGGGCTGGACGTTTACGAGCCTAACAAGACAGCCTTCCGCGACCACGTTCTGGACATGTACGTCAATTCGGACTTCTCCAAGGACTGGCCAGCAGGTCTGCTGGACAAGATCAACGCCCTCTAGGGCGGGCCAGAAGCGACCCGGGCATTCCGGGTCGCTTCACTTCCGGGGAGGATGACCATGAGCCACCTAGCCTTGCTGTGGGGCAGACTGCACCGGATAGCGGAAGCGCTGATCGTGCTGCTGCTCGCCAGCATGTTCGCGAGCTTTCTGATCCAGATCGTGTTTCGCTACTTTCTGAACCTGCCGCTGGGCTGGACGGTGGAATTCGTCACCATTGCCTGGTTGTGGGGCATTCTGTTCGGCTATGCGTTTGTGCTGCGCGACGATGAGGTCATCCGCCTCGATATTGTCTATCTGGCCGTGCCGACGCCGGCGCAGCGCGCCATGGACTTCCTCTCCTCTGCGGTGGTTGCAGGCATCCTGGTGTGGTCGCTGCCGCAGATCTACAACTACATCTCCTTCATGAAGATCGAGCGGACGGCCTTTCTCAAGATCCGCTTCGATCATCTGTTCGCCATTTACATCCCCTTCGTCCTGGCCGTGGTGGTGCGCAGTCTGCGGACCTGCTGGCGTGCCCTGAAAGGGCAGGGATATGGGCCAACCGCCAGCAGCGAGGCTGCCGAGAATGTTTGATCCTTTCGTCTGGGCGCTCGTGCTGATCGTCGGGCTGTCGCTGTTCGGCTATTCAATCGGCATCGCCATGCTGGTGGGGTCAATCGTGTTTCTGGCGGGGCGCGGCTTTGACACCTCCATTGCCTCCGAAACGCTGCTGCAGGGCCTGTTCAACAGCTACACGCTACTCTCCATTCCCCTGTTCATTCTGGCTGCCGACATCATGAATGCGGGCTCGCTGGCGGATCGGCTCCTGCGCTTTTCCCAGGCGGTGGTGGGCCGGTTCCGTGGTGGGCTGGGTCATGTGAATGTGTTTTCCAGCCTGATCTTTTCGGGCATGTCCGGCTCGGCCATCGCTGATGCCGTGGGCATGGGCCGCATCATCATCAACATGATGACCAAGAACGGGCAGTACAGCCCCGCTTATGCTGCGGCGATCACTGCTGCATCGGCCACGATCGGACCGATCATTCCGCCGTCCATTCCGATGGTGCTCTATGCGCTGGTCTCGGACACCTCGATCGGCTTCCTGTTTGCGGCCGGTATTCTGCCTGGCCTGCTGATGGGCGTGGTGCTGATGGTGATGAATGGCCTGATTGCCAAGCAACGCGGCTTTCCGCGCGATGAAGTGGTGCCCCTCAAGGCTCTGCCGGGCGTCACCTTCCGGGCGATCCCGGCGCTGCTGCTGCCGCTGATCCTGCTCGGGGGCATCTATGGGGGCATCATGACGCCAACCGAAGCGGCGGCGGTGGCTGCGGCCTATGCGCTGGTGATCTCGGTTGTGGTCTATCGTTCAGTTTCGGCGGGGCAGTTCTATACGACGCTGCTCAACAGTGCGCGCTCGACCGCTGCGGTGGGTATTCTGATCGCAGGGGCCCTGGCGTTCAATTACGTGATTACCCGTCAGGACGTGCCGGCGAGCCTGGCCATGTTCATTCAGCAGTTTGACCTGTCGCCAGTGGGCTTCCTGATCGCCATCAATCTGCTGATGCTGGCGTTGGGCTGTGTGCTGGAGGGCGGCGCGATCCTGCTGATCATCGTGCCGATTTTCATCCCGACCGCCCAGGCAATGGGTATTGATCTGGTGCACTTCGGTGTCGTGGTGGTGGTCAACGCCATGCTCGGGCTGATCACGCCACCCTATGGCCTGCTGTTGTTTGTGGTTGCCAACATTACCGGGCAACCCGTGGGGCGCATCATTCGGGAACTGCTGCCCTTTCTGGGGGCCCTGTTCATCGCCTTGGGGATCATCACCTTCGTTCCCGACTTCGTTTTGTTTCTGCCACGCCTGCTTGGCTATCGCGGCTGAGGAGAACTGCCATGAAAACCGGCATTGCCACCGTATCGATCAGCGGCGACTTGCGCGAAAAGCTCAGCGCCATCGCCAATGCCGGGTTCGACGGGATCGAGATCTTCGAGAATGATTTTCTAGCCTTTGAAAGCAGCCCGGCCGATGTGGGCAAGATGGTGCGCGATCACGGGCTGGAAATTCAATTGTTTCAGCCGTTTCGTGATTTTGAGGGCATGCCAGAACCGGCCCGGAGCCGGGTGTTTGACCGGGCCGAACGCAAGTTTGACCTGATGGAACAGCTGGGCGCCGATCTCGTGTTGATCTGTTCAAATGTGTCGCCAATGGCGCTGGGCGGGATCGACCGCGCGGCCGCCGATTTTGCCGAGTTGGGGGAGCGCGCGGCCAAGCGCGGGCTGCGCGTGGGCTATGAGGCCCTGGCCTGGGGCCGGCACATCAATGATCACCGCGATGCCTGGGAGATCGTGCGGCGCGCCAATCACCCCAATGTGGGCCTGATACTGGACAGCTTTCATACGCTGTCGCGCGGCATTGCGGTGGATTCGATCCGCTCGATCCCAGCAGACAAGATATTTTTTGTGCAGCTGGCCGATGCGCCCCTGATCGATATGGACCTGCTCTATTGGAGTCGGCATTTCCGCAATATGCCAGGACAGGGGGATCTTGATGTCACCGGTTTTACGCGAGCCGTGCTGGCAACAGGCTATAGCGATGTATTTTCGCTCGAAATCTTCAATGACCAGTTTCGCGGAGGCTCACCGGCATCGATTGCGCTGGATGGCAAGCGCAGTCTAAGCAATCTGATGGACGCCGTGCAGCGGGTCGACGGGCCGGTTGCTGCACTGACCGCGCGACTGCCGCCGCCGGCAGAGGTGGAGGGCGTGGCCTTTGTCGAATTTGCCGTGGGCGAGGCGGAGTCAGACGATCTGGTGGCGATCCTGAGCGCGCTGGGGTTTCGGCATGCCGCCCGGCACCGTGCCAAGGACATCGATGTATGGCAGCAGGGGGAGATCCGCATCCTGCTCAACCGGGACCGTGAGGGTTTTGCGCATTCCTCCTACATCGTGCATGGCGCAGGCGTGTGTGACATCGGCCTGAGGCTGGACAATTCGACAGAGGCGCTGGAACGCGCCAAGGCTCTGGGCGCCAAGGTGTTCGAACAGGCCCCCGGACCGGGGGAGCTTGCCATTCCCGCCATTCGCGGACTGGGCGGCAGCATATTGCACTTCATTGACGGATCGGCCCCGCTCTCGGGTGTGTGGGAGCTCGAATTCGAGGCGGTCGATGCGCAGTCTCCAGTTGAGGAAGCAGGTCTGACCCGGTTAGATCACATTGCCCAGACCATGGACGCAAGCGAGATGCTGACCTGGCAGTTATTCTACAATTCGCTGTTTGCTACGCGCAAAACGCCAACGCTGGATGTCGTGGATCCCGCGGGACTGGTGCGCAGTCTAGCGATCGAAAACAGCGATGGCTCGTTCCGCTTCACGCTGAACGGCGCTGAGAACCAGCGGACCCTGGCGGGGCATTTCATCGCCGAGGGTTTTGGGTCTGCTGCCCAGCATATTGCGCTGCAAAGCAATGACATCTTTGCCACGCTTGCGGTTCTCAAGACGCGCGGCTTCGTGCCGCTTGCGATCTCGCCCAATTACTATGATGATCTGGCCGCCCGGTTCGGGCTTGACGATGGATTTCTCGAGCAGTTGTCTGCCAGCGGTGTGCTCTATGACCGCGATGAGGGTGGCGAGTTCTACCAGGTCTATAGTCAGACCTATGCTGAAGGCTTCTTCTTTGAGATCGTGGAGCGGCGCGGCGGCTATAGTGGCTATGGCGCAGCCAATGCGCCCTTCCGCATAGCCGCGCAGAAGCGTCAACTCAGACTGCCATCAATGCCCCGCCACTAGAACTTCGCCAATGGCGGGGCCGACATACAGACAAGTTCACTTGCTAACCAGGCCTGCCTAGAGTGGGCTGGGGCTGCCCTACGGGGGGCAACGTCGATTGACAAGGTGCTGGGTACAACATAAGCGTGCATATTATAAGTGTACTTACGGAAAACTCTGCATGGACGCCACCGACCCATGGAAACCGTCCATTGGTACTTTGTTGCACGAGGTCACGCGGCTGTTACGCCGGCGGTTTGAAGAGGAAGCGAAACGACACGGCCTGACGCTGGCGCAATGGCGAGCCATGGTCACCATTCACAAGCAGGATGGCATTACTCAGGTGGCATTGGCCGCATATATCGACTGCGATGCCATGACGTTGAGTGGCATTCTTGACCGTCTAGACAAGCGCGGTCTGATCGAGCGTATCGTGCATCCCGATGATAGTCGCGCCAAGCAGACCCGACTGACGCCCGCCGGTCAGTCGCTAATGGCCCAGTCACAGGATGTCGCGGCGCAGGTCTTTTCCCAAGCGCTAGAGGGGCTGGACGAGCAGGCGCGCCAGGCACTGACCGAAAGCCTGATGCGCATCCGCACCAATCTCTCCGCCCAAGAACCCAGCATTGTCGAAATCGGAAAGCCTGCTGAATGAACACCCGCGCTCCCGCTTCAGGGGAAAACATCTCAAAAACCGCGCCTGACGCTGTGGCTCCCGCTAATAAAGCAGCACAGAACAATGCGCCGTCCCAAAAGGGTGGCGGCCCACGGCGACTGATCCTGATGGCCGTCATCCCGCTCTTGATCATTGGCACAGGAGCCTGGTTCTGGCTCACCGGCGGGCGCTTCGAAGAAACCGACAACGCTTATGTTCAGCAATCCAAGCTATCAATCAGTGCGGATGTGTCTGGTCGTGTCGCCGAGGTGCTCGTCCATGACAACCAGATCGTCAGCGCTGGCGATATGCTGTTCTCCATTGATCCGCAGCCATTTTCGATTGCGTTGAGTCAGGCCAATGCAGCGCTGGCTTCAGCTCGGGTCAATGTCGAGCAGCTCAAGATCGCCTATGGCACCGCACAGGCGCAACTCCACGCCAGTCTGGACACGCTGGCAATTCGTCAGGCCGCGTTTGACCGCAAGAATGCCTTGGTGACACAGGGGCTAACCGCCGATGCCTCACTCGATGATTCCAAGTTGGCAGTACAGCAGGCGCAGAGCGCTGTGGACTTGGGCCAGCAGCAGGTCGCAGCAGCCATTGCGGCGCTTGCGGGTGACCCAGCGATTGCAACAGATGCCCATCCTGCTGTTCTGGCAGCATTGGCGTCGGTCGAACAGGCTGGACGCAATCTGAATAAGGCGTCTGTGGTCGCCCCGGCGAGTGGGATTATTTCAAATGTCTCGAGCCTCAATGTCGGCCAGTTCATCGCCGCAGGCGCAATGATCGCGGCGTTGGTTGAAACCGACGACACCTGGATCCAAGCCAATTTCAAGGAGACCCAACTGGCTGAGCTCAAAGTTGGTCAACCGGTCGAAATCCATGTCGATGCCTATCCAGATGTTCTGCACGGCACGCTGGACAGCTTTGGCGCGGCGACAGGGTCTGAATTTGCCCTGATCCCGGCGCAGAACGCCACCGGCAATTGGGTCAAGGTAGTGCAGCGCGTGCCGGTGCGTATTGTATTGTCTGAACGGGCTTCAGTTGTCTTGCGCACCGGGATGAGCGCCAAGGTCACGGTCGATACTGGGCGCTCCACGATCGACAAGCTCCGGGGCCAATAGCGGCGGCTAGGGCAGGGCGCTGGCACTAACTGACATTTGGAGGCCGACATGGCCCGCACGACCGCGCAGACAGAGTCGGCGCCAACACTTGTGGTCAAGAACAAGGGGCTGCTGACGGCTGCGCTGATGCTTGCGACCATCATGCAGGTGCTCGACACCACGATCGCCAATGTTGCCTTGCCCCATATGGCGGCCTCGCTGGGCGCCGCCCAGAACGAGATCACCTGGGTCCTGACCTCCTATATCGTGGCGGCGGCAATCGCGACGCCCCTGACGGGTTGGCTGGCCGATCGGCTGGGACAGAAACGCCTGTTTCTGATTGCCGTGATTGGCTTTACCGTCGCGTCGGCTCTGTGCGGCATTGCCACCAATCTCCCTGAAATGGTGGTCTTTCGCCTGATTCAGGGGTTGTTCGGCGCTGTCATTGCGCCGCTGGCACAGACTGTCCTGCTCAACATCAATCCGCGGGAAAAGATCGGTCAGGCCATGGCCATTTACGGCATGGGTA
The DNA window shown above is from Devosia litorisediminis and carries:
- a CDS encoding DUF3237 domain-containing protein; this encodes MTSAPPSKPSLPTLDYAFTISATIGQPISAGRHAQGERLHIPILSGRVEGPRLQGTILPGGSDWPLIRPDGTSEISASYSMRADDGTLIFVQNQGLRVSSPEVLARLRQGQPVDPSEYYFFATPRFDAPDGPHHWLRDTVFLSSIAPSSAGITIAVYAVR
- a CDS encoding TetR/AcrR family transcriptional regulator, producing MSEIVSKTGKKATAKTRAQDPEGTKRNIIEVAMREFADNGLSGARIDEIAAKTNASKRMIYYYFDDKDGLYLRCLEEAYRVVRSGEVELNLDHLSPTDALRRLVEFTFEHHNSHPDFIRMVMIENIHNGMFLERSVTIQQLNATAIDNLKRIYQRGVEAGVFRKGIEPLDLHWHISALCFFNVSNRATFSRIFERAMEGDREQARLRNQVVAMILRFVIEPTELAAIAH
- a CDS encoding bifunctional sugar phosphate isomerase/epimerase/4-hydroxyphenylpyruvate dioxygenase family protein, with the translated sequence MKTGIATVSISGDLREKLSAIANAGFDGIEIFENDFLAFESSPADVGKMVRDHGLEIQLFQPFRDFEGMPEPARSRVFDRAERKFDLMEQLGADLVLICSNVSPMALGGIDRAAADFAELGERAAKRGLRVGYEALAWGRHINDHRDAWEIVRRANHPNVGLILDSFHTLSRGIAVDSIRSIPADKIFFVQLADAPLIDMDLLYWSRHFRNMPGQGDLDVTGFTRAVLATGYSDVFSLEIFNDQFRGGSPASIALDGKRSLSNLMDAVQRVDGPVAALTARLPPPAEVEGVAFVEFAVGEAESDDLVAILSALGFRHAARHRAKDIDVWQQGEIRILLNRDREGFAHSSYIVHGAGVCDIGLRLDNSTEALERAKALGAKVFEQAPGPGELAIPAIRGLGGSILHFIDGSAPLSGVWELEFEAVDAQSPVEEAGLTRLDHIAQTMDASEMLTWQLFYNSLFATRKTPTLDVVDPAGLVRSLAIENSDGSFRFTLNGAENQRTLAGHFIAEGFGSAAQHIALQSNDIFATLAVLKTRGFVPLAISPNYYDDLAARFGLDDGFLEQLSASGVLYDRDEGGEFYQVYSQTYAEGFFFEIVERRGGYSGYGAANAPFRIAAQKRQLRLPSMPRH
- the dctP gene encoding TRAP transporter substrate-binding protein DctP; this translates as MRSIVDNKTIMTGLAALAISMLSTASFAQDKVELIYSDTVAESDIRSELLRTEFGGCLGDGFDFKPYFGATLFKQGTELTAMQRGNLDMAGLAIYDFQNQVPATGILGAAYLYRDYDHLRAVTHSDVLNELWGEVESATGVKVLANPYIGTRHVNLRGDKKIMTPEDMAGVKLRMPGGEGWQFVGEALGANPTPMAFTEVYTGLQTGAIDGQDNPLPADKSMKFYEVTDQIVLTGHLIANNQFSISMSKWDSMNAEQQGKVQECAFNFEAALDKETLAQEAVLVDFFKGEGLDVYEPNKTAFRDHVLDMYVNSDFSKDWPAGLLDKINAL
- a CDS encoding alpha/beta hydrolase; this encodes MLNPQLEPFLAVWNEKWKQLPAGAKPADRRALFEVIARDMRLPTPQRVETDAEHWIPSAAGDVRVRVFRHGNNSTQPCLIYMHGGAWMQGSPETHWDITSRIAAANRQTVISVDYALAPEHPFPAAITQCQEVVRWVAANAEKLSIDPARIAVGGDSAGANLAASLALFFRGGDIALSGQLLVYPAVDFEMQRPAYVENATAPLLSVAGMPAVNAMYCPNPADLRNPMAAPMLADNHADLPPAYIAVAQNDPLRDDGLDYAKKLQDSGVAVTVDTGEGLIHGYLRAMEYCEASRTSLSAMCVWLDRINSRP
- a CDS encoding MarR family winged helix-turn-helix transcriptional regulator, with translation MDATDPWKPSIGTLLHEVTRLLRRRFEEEAKRHGLTLAQWRAMVTIHKQDGITQVALAAYIDCDAMTLSGILDRLDKRGLIERIVHPDDSRAKQTRLTPAGQSLMAQSQDVAAQVFSQALEGLDEQARQALTESLMRIRTNLSAQEPSIVEIGKPAE
- a CDS encoding TRAP transporter large permease; amino-acid sequence: MFDPFVWALVLIVGLSLFGYSIGIAMLVGSIVFLAGRGFDTSIASETLLQGLFNSYTLLSIPLFILAADIMNAGSLADRLLRFSQAVVGRFRGGLGHVNVFSSLIFSGMSGSAIADAVGMGRIIINMMTKNGQYSPAYAAAITAASATIGPIIPPSIPMVLYALVSDTSIGFLFAAGILPGLLMGVVLMVMNGLIAKQRGFPRDEVVPLKALPGVTFRAIPALLLPLILLGGIYGGIMTPTEAAAVAAAYALVISVVVYRSVSAGQFYTTLLNSARSTAAVGILIAGALAFNYVITRQDVPASLAMFIQQFDLSPVGFLIAINLLMLALGCVLEGGAILLIIVPIFIPTAQAMGIDLVHFGVVVVVNAMLGLITPPYGLLLFVVANITGQPVGRIIRELLPFLGALFIALGIITFVPDFVLFLPRLLGYRG
- a CDS encoding shikimate dehydrogenase, with protein sequence MQLTQSVSADVGEAVPAQNGPSVLVGLVGRNIQRSRTPRMHEVEGARHGMRYTYQLIDAAMAGDSALGIAQILEAAALFGFAGLNITYPYKQAIMPHLDEIDDGAARVGAVNTVVLRKGKSRGYNTDLWGFGQGFDLEMGDAPRQTVVQLGAGGAGSAVANALVGCGVGELLIADLDHARATALVARLNGKGANAAALSLESIGTRRFDGIVNATPIGMDATPGMPVDRSVLRPDIWVADIIYFPLETELLASARALGCRTLSGASMAVFQAVKAFELFTGRPADADAMRATFDGFETRVP
- a CDS encoding TRAP transporter small permease, producing MSHLALLWGRLHRIAEALIVLLLASMFASFLIQIVFRYFLNLPLGWTVEFVTIAWLWGILFGYAFVLRDDEVIRLDIVYLAVPTPAQRAMDFLSSAVVAGILVWSLPQIYNYISFMKIERTAFLKIRFDHLFAIYIPFVLAVVVRSLRTCWRALKGQGYGPTASSEAAENV
- a CDS encoding AraC family transcriptional regulator; this encodes MKRATVAAGLVRSLAAYATRSGLHQPDILGEVGLTEAELRDQDNRIGFDTYLKLIDVLISQTGEPALLAKHAVETQLEKISVVGLIVGSAASLPDAMQQLNRYATLMVDIDIMESGPRFSVSQDGSEVWIIDNRPDPNRSPALTEAAFGRFIGEFRRNLPEHPFAVRIEMTHAKPAHADGLEQLLQCPITFGRTRNAMQIAPEWLSRPFENTSRYVFGIFSEKADALLQDLAREDSIRARVEAGLMPGLHKGEASIDAIASELGMSRATLYRRLKQEGTTFAEVADELRCRMASDYLSARKVSVNEAAYLVGFSEASSFVRAFRRWTGQTPTEYRDQLLAASA